TTCCACGGCACCATCGCCGACAACCTCCGCCTCGCCAGGCCCGAGGCCACAGACGAGGAGCTGGCCGAGGCCGCCCGCAGAGCGGGAGCGCACGACTTCGTCACCGCGCTGCCCGACGGGTACGGCACGCGGCTCGGCGAGCGCGGCGCCACGCTCTCCGGCGGCCAGCGCCAGCGCCTGGCCATCGCCCGCGCCCTGCTGACAGACGCGCCCATCCTCATCCTCGACGAGGCCACCTCCCACGTGGACCTCCACACCGAACAGGCCATGAACCTCGTACGGCAGGGCCGCACCTGCCTGGTCATCGCCCATCGCCTGGCCACGGTGCGCGACGCCGACCAGACCATCACGATCGACGACGGAACCATCATCGAAGGCAGGGCCGCGTGAACCCCTCCATCCGCTGGCTGGCCGGGGCCGTGGGCGGCCACCGCAGGGCCTTCCTCTCCACCCTCGCCGCCAACCTGATCAGCCAGCTCTCCCTCTGGGGCATCGCGCTGACCTGCGCGTGGCTGGTCGGGCACAGCTCGCCCCTGGGCGGCGTCCTGGCTGTGCTGGTCCTGATCGCCACGGCCGCCACCTGGTGGGAGAGCTATGTCGCGCACGACCTGGCCTACCTCGTGCTGGCGCGGCTGCGCGGCCAGGCGTTCGAGGCGGTCGCCCGCATCGCGCCCGCCAGGCTGCTCGGCCGCCGCAGCGGCGACCTGTCCGCGGTCGTGCTGTCGGACATCGAGACGCTCGAATGGCTCTTCGCCCACACCCTGGCCCAGCTCATCACCTCCTTCGTGGTGCTGACGGCGGGCTCCGTCGCGGCCCTCCTGATCAATCCGTGGCTGCTGGCCGTCTCGCTCCCGCTGGCCTGCCTCGTACTGACGGTCCCGCTGTGGCTGCGGCGCTTCTCCTCCGCGCACGGCTCCGCCATGCGCGCCGCCACCGCCGACCTGCACGCCGACGTGGTGGACACCGTCCAGGGGCTGCGCGAGATCCTCGCCTTCGGCGCCGTGGACCGGCGTCGCGCGCTGCTGGCCGACAAGACCAGGCGGCTGGCCCGCGCCCAGGCGGCCAACGCCGCGCGCGGCGGGCTCGAAGGGGCCCTCACCGACGTGCTGCTCTCCGTGGCGAGCGCGGCCACCCTGGCCGTCGTCGCCCTCACCGTCAGCGCCCCCGCCGACGCGCCCCTCGCCATGGTCCTCGCGGCGGGCTCGCTCGCCCCCGCCGCGCAGGTGGCGCTGCTGCTCAAGGAGTACGGCTCGCTGCGCGCCGCCGCCGACAGGGTCCACACCCTGGTCACCGCCCCCGCGAACGTCACGCCCGCGCGGCAGGTCCGGGCCGAGCCCGGCGACGTGGTCTTCGAGGACGTCCGCTTCCGCTACACCCCCGAGGGACCCGAGGTGCTGAAGGGCGTCTCGTTCACCATTCCCCAAGGCAGGACCGTCGCGCTGGTCGGTCCCTCGGGCGCGGGCAAGTCCACCTGCGTCTCCCTGCTCCTGCGCTACTGGGATCCCGACGGCGGGCGCATCACGATCGGCGGCGTCCCGCTGGCCCAGGCGTCCTCGCTGGTGACGGTCGTGCCGCAGGACGTGCACCTGTTCGCGGGCACGGTGGCCGACAACGTCAGGCTCGGCGCCCCCTCGGCCGACGTGACGGGGCCGCTGGCCACCGCCCAGCTGCCCATCGACCCCGAGACGGTCGTCGGCGAGCGGGGCGTCGCGCTGTCCGGCGGCCAGCGGGCCAGGGTGGCCATCGCCCGCGCGCTGGCCACCGAGGCGCCCGTGCTCGTCCTGGACGAGGCCGTGGCCAACCTCGACACCTCGACAGAGGAACGCCTCGCCTCCGCGCTTGAGGTCGCGGCGGCCGGCCGTACGACCTTGGTCATCGCGCACAGGCCGGCCACGATCAGGCGCGCGGACCACGTCGTGGTCCTCGACGACGGCAGGGTGGTGGCCCAGGGCACGTTCACGGAGGTGTCTCACTGGCTCGAGTGAACGTGGATCGGGGCCGACGAGACCGTCCACGGCCGCTCCGGAGAGGGATGTGCGGCAGTTGTAAGGTATGGGCGCATGGGACGTGGAGTGGCATGAGCCCTGATCTCATGGCGGAGCAGGGCCCCGACGAGAGGCACATGGCGCCACCCGTTCCTTCGTGGCAGGCGCCCGGCGACACCGAACGCGGCCTGTACGAGGCCAAGACGCGTGGCGACTGGGCTGCGTATTTCGACGTCCTCGCCACCGCCGACCTCTATCACCCGATCTCGCGCGCCGTGGCCGACGCCCGACCCGGCTGGGTTCGCTACACGGCCACATACTGGGGCCCTGGGCCTCGCGCCAAGTGTCTTGCGTTCTTCACCGACGGGATGCTCCCCGCGCCCGTGCCCGACCCGGTCTTCTTCGAGGTCGACCTGGACCAGCTCGACAAGGACTGGCCTCAGGAGCACTACTGGCTGGCGATCAATCCCGGTAGCCCCTGTGAGGCGTTCTTCCCCGCCACAGCCGCCCATCGGCAGGTGTGGCGCTGGCACGCCGATCGGACGCCCCACCCCCGCCGGAACCAGCTGCGCACGCTGTGGGCAGGGGGCCCGCTGCACGGCCCCGTGGCGCACGGCCTCGCCTGCGGGGCGCTTCTCTGCGTGAGCAACGGCTCGCTCTGGAACGCGATGGGCTGGCACGGCACCGGCTACGTCCGCGAGCGGAAACGTCTCAGGGAGTGGTGGGACATCACCAGCAGAGAAGAGTGGCTGAGCGCGGAGGAGGCGCTGCTCGGCGGCCGCATGAGCAGCCCGTTCTGGGGGCTCGTGCTGGGCGTCCGCAGCGCCCTCGCCCGTGACTTCGGCGGCATGGTCGAGGTGGACCACTGGCGCCAGGTGACCTCGCGGGTCATACGCAGCCGCGCCGTGGCGCAGGAGATCACTCCCGAGGTCGCCCACCGCAGCGACTCCGAGACGGAGGCCCAGGTCGCAGGGGCGCAACGGCTCATCGGACGGATCACACGATACGAGGCGCGCTTCCGCGCGGACGGGCTGCTCGCCGATGGCCGCTTCGTCCACACGGTGGAGGCGTGGGACTACGGTCGCGCCTCGAAGATGGCCCGCTGGGGACTGGGGGCCCGCTTCTGCGACCTGGCGGAGGCCGAACAGGCGGTCCTGCGGGCCGGACGGGTCAGCCGTTTCAACTACCGCTCATGGGAGGACTTCTCGGCCGCCTACATCCTGGGACGTTGCCTCCACTTCGACGAGGAGGAGTTCGGCGACTGGTACGGCGACATGCTCAACGCGCACAGAATCCTGATGACCGACCCGAACAGCCCCTGGCTCAACATCCCTTTCAAATGACGTTCTACGGCAGCAGGGGATCGGCGATCACGAAGTCGGCCAGTTCGGGCGCCGAGGAGGGATCTCCCGCGTCGCGGAGGAGAAACGTCCCTCCTCGTGTCAGCGGATCCCACCCCCGCTGGATGGCGCGCTCGATGACCGTGCGGACGTCACGCGGTGTCGGATACGACGTGTCCGTCGCGCAGTAGCCCCAGGGCCCGCCCTCATAGGTGGACACCAGGTCCGCCTGAAGCGCCTGCCCGTTCTTACCGCCGCCATAGACCCGCAATCGGACGAAGCGACGGCAGTCATCGGAGTGGACCGTGTGGCCGATCCGAGCGGTCCATACGTAGGTGCGGCCGTCGATCCGCAAGGCCCGCAGTCTGGTCTTCACAACGCCTCCTTGGAGATCACCAGGGTAGACAGTGGACGACGTGCCCGCGATCAGTTTTCTGCCCCTCCCTTCGCATGCTGTCGCGGCCGAGGTCCTCGGGTGGGTTGGCCGGAAGTCTGCTGTTCGTGCCGCCGACTAGCATGGGGCCATGCCTCGTTTCCGCGCGATTCTTGACACTATGCCCCCCTACAAGGCGGGCAAGGCCGTGGTGAGCGCCGACGGCCGGTCGTACAAGCTCTCCTCCAACGAGTCGCCCTACGACCCGCTGCCGTCGGTCGTCAAGGCGATCGCCGAGGGCGCGAGGCAGATCAACCGCTATCCCGACCCCGGCGCGGTCAGGCTGACCGAGTCGATCGCGGCCAGGTTCGGGGTGCCGCCCGAGCACGTGGCGCTGGGCGCGGGCTCCGTCACCGTCGCCCAGCAGCTCTTCGAGACGATCGGCGAGCCGGGCGCCGAGGTGATCTACGCGTGGCGCTCCTTCGAGGCCTACCCGCTGCTGGCCGACCTGGCGGGCGTGACCTCGGTACGGGTGCCGCTGGTCGAGGAGAACCACGACCTGGACGCGATGGCGGCGGCGATCACCGACCGCACCCGCATGATCTTCGTCTGCAACCCGAACAACCCCACGGGCACCTCGATCCGCAGGACCGAGCTCGAGGCGTTCCTCGACAAGGTCCCCTCCGAGGTGCTCGTGGTGCTGGACGAGGCGTACCGGGAGTACGTCCGCGACGCCGACGTCCCCGACGGGCTCGACCTCTACCGCGACAGGCCGAACGTCTGCGTCCTGCGCACCTTCTCCAAGGCGTACGGCCTGGCGGGGCTGCGCGTGGGCTACCTGATCGGACACGAGCCCGTGGCCTCGGCGGTCCGTAAGACGATCATCCCGTTCGCCGTCAACCACCTGGCCCAGCTGGCCGCCGTCGCCTCGCTGGAGGCGGAGGCCGAGCTGCTCGAGCGGGTGGACACGGTCGTGAAGGAGCGCACCAGGGTCCGCGAGGCGCTCATCGCGCAGGGCTGGACGGTGCCGCCGACCGAGGCGAACTTCGTCTGGCTCAGGCTGGGTGAGCGCACGCTCGACTTCGCCGCCGCCTGCGCGGTGGAGGGGGTGGCGGTGCGGCCGTTCGCCGGTGAGGGCGCACGGATCTCGATCGGCACCCCCGAGGCCAACGACGCCTTCCTCAAGGCGGCCGCCGACTTCCGCGCCTAGCCGGACCGCCTGTCCCGCCACCCTGAAGCGGCATCTCGAAGAGAATCGCCCCCGGGGGGACGGAGGCCGTCCCGTCCCAGGGAGACGGAACCCTCGGGGGGGACGGAGATCCTTCTGTCCCCCCGAGAGACTTCACCTCGTAAGGCGGAACCCCGTGGAGACGGGAGTCTCCCCGAGAGAGATCACGCCGTGGAGACGGGGAGGGCCGTAGGGGTCTCCCCGTGTCCGCGAGGAACCGGGGCTCACTCCAAGCGCAGCAGGCGCGACAGGGTGATGAGGTGTGAGGCGTTGGTCCCGGTGAAGTTCGTGTACTTGGTGGACGCCAGCGTCCACACCTGCCGGTCGAACTCGGTCAGCTCCAGCCACGAGTGCAGGAAGTAGTCGACGCCGTTGGCCGCCCCCGTCCCGTCGACGTACAGGCTGAAGGCGGGCGCGGTCGTCGACCCGTTCCACATCCTGCTCTTGAGCGTGTTCTTGAAGGCCGTCATGTCCGTCCCGGTGAACACCTGTCCGCGCCGGTAGAACTCCACGAAGGCCGACAGGTCCACGTTCGCGTGTGACAGGTCCTCCTTCTTGGTGGTGTACGTGCCGTAGTTCCAGACGTACGCCCCGCCCGAGTTCGTCAGGTTGGCCTTGGCCCACTGCCCGACCTTGACGGCGCGCGAGAGGTAGGTCGCGTCGCCGTTGACCTCGTTCAGGACCAGCAGCAGGTTGGCGAAGCCCAGCGGCATGTTGAAGGGCAGGTCGTTGGTCGTCCCCGTGTGGCTGAACGTGTCGATGTTGGGCGGCTGCCGCCAGGTGGTGCCGTTCCAGGTGTTGCCGAGGTAGGCGCTCTGCTCCCAGCGGGGGACGATCTCGGTCTCGAGGAAGGCGCGGTAGGCCCCCGCCTTGGCCGCGTACGCCGACAGCGCCGGGCTCTTCGCGACCAGGCGGGCGAACTCCGCCATCGGGATGCCGATCATGGCGTCGTGCACCATGTAGGGGAAGATCCCGCTCAGCTTGACGTCGTCGAAGGACGCCGACCCGCTGACCGTGTACGACGCGTGCTCCAGCCAGACGGTCAGCGTCGGCCCGCCGGTGGGCAGCGTGCAGGTGGTCTGCTTGAACGTCCAGGTCGTGGTCGTGTAGTCGAGCGAGCAGATCGTCGTCGACCCGTTGCGCAGCACGACGCGGCCCGTCACGGATCCGCTCTTCTTGCCCCAGCCGCGCAGGAGGTACCGGGATCCGCCCTCGTAGGCGCTGTTGACGTTCTGCCGGAGCTTCTTCCACCTGGTCAGGTCGGAGACCACCCGCACGGCCTGGGTGCCCGTGCTGCCGCCCGGCGTGTCGGTGATCCGGTAGACGTGGCTGCCGGTGTCCTGGAACCTGGCCCAGCTCGCGGGCAGCGTGGCGTCTCCGGTCGTCGCGCTCTCGAAGCTCGGGTTGGCCAGCTCGACCGGTGAGTACTGGGCGGTGCTCCAGCCCTCGAAGCCGTCGCCGTCGAGGTCGTCGGCGTTCCCGATGACCGTGTCGGCGTGCGTGACGAGCTTGTCGAGCCAGGCGGTGTCCTGCGTGACGGCGTACGCGTCGAGGTAGCTGCGCATGATGTAGCTCTCGCCCCACGCCAGGTTCGCGCTGTTGGGGTCGGTGTAGACGGCGTTCCCGATCTGCGCCTCGAGCGCCTTGTACTTCGTCAGCCACACGCTTTCGGCCGAGGAGGCCGAGGAGGCCGAGGAGGCCGAGGAGGCGGGGGCGGCGGTGCCCGCCAGCACCAGCGAGGCCGCCGTGATCAGTTTGAGTAACATCAGGCCCCCCTGCGCGCGTGCCAGTTGAGGTAGGCGACGCAGCCCAGGTAGGAGCCGAGCTGCGGCTGCACCGCGCGAGCGTCGTAGATCGAGCGCGCGTGGGTGAACACCGTCTCGTCCCACTGCGCCACCGCCATCCACCGCGGCGCCTGGAGGTACTGCCCCGCGCTGGTGGTGCTGCCCGTGCCGTTCACGCGCTGGTAGGCGGTCGGGTGGCCGTCGGCGCCCGGGGGGGCGACCAGGTTCCTGCTGTAGGTGTGCGCGAAGCGGGCCATGTCCTCGCCCTTGTAGAACAGATGGTTGCGGAAGGCGGCCGCGGCGAACTCCACGTCGATCGCGCCGTGGCTGAGGTCCTCGATGCCGCGCCCCGGGTTGCTCGACGGGGTGTACTCGGAGACGTCGTCGGTCTTGGCGAAGCCGTTGTAGACCTTGCCGAACGTCGGCCAGTACGTCCAGACGTAGGCGTCGTCGGCGTCCACCTGGAGCTCCCTGGCGAACGTGCGCGCCATCCGCTGCGTCCTGTCCCTGTAGAACGGGTCGCCCGTGGCCGCGGCCAGCTCGGCGTAGGTCTGGCCGAGCGCCAGGCTCTGGTTGGTGGGCTGCTCGGTGCCGTCGTTGCCGAGCGGCGTGCCCTTGTTCCACACGAAGTAGCCGTGGCCGTCCTCGGTCTCGCGCCACTCGTCGTCGTGGACGGCCGCCGCCTCCCGGGCCGCCTTGAGGTACTCCACCGCCTTGTCCCGATACTTCGGTACGGCCAGCAGCTTCGGCGTCCTGAAGACGATCTTCGCGAACGATGCCATCGGGTAGGTGATCATCCCGGTGTGCACGGTGAAGACCACGGGCTGCGAGGTGAAGCGGGTCGCCCCCAGCACGGGCATCGCTCCGGAGGCGGGCGAGGGCCGCAGCTCCTTCGCCGTGACCAGCGTGGGCGTCGGATAGGCGGCGAAGATCCTGCGCACCGCGTAGTCGGCCGCCGCGGGGTCGAGCGACAGGTCGGGGAAGGTGGCCACCAGGTTGGTCCGGTGGTTCTTCACCTCCAGGGTGAAGCGGTCCTCGGAGCTGCCCGCGCGTACGGTGGCCACCGCGTTGTCGGCGTAGGTGAGCGCGGTGCGCACCTCCAGCAGCGGCGTGCCGTCCGCGCTCTTCAGCGTGACGATGCCCGCCGTGTAGGGCGCCATGGCCCGCCAGGCCGGCAGCGACAGCCCCCTGAAGTCCTTGACCCCTCGCACCGAGTCGCGGTTGGCCAGCACCAGGTCGATGTTGGTGATGAGCCGGTCGAGGTAGTGGGTGTCCTTGTAGGCCTCGTACATCCTGATGAAGCCGGCCAGCACGTACGACTGGCCCCACGCGAGGCCGCCGTGCTCGTTGGTGTCGGTCGGCTGGCCGCCGTTGCCGCTCTCGTGGAAGAGCTTGTCGAACAGGTCGAAGGTCTCCCGGGAGGTGTAGTCGTAGCCCGCCGAGGCGTGGGCCGTATACGCAGTTGAGGAGCTTGCGACGATATCGGTGAAGGAGCCGAGAGCGCCCATGGCCATGGCGCCGAGGGTGAATTGCCTGCGGGACAGCTGCATTGGATGTGCCTCCGGGGGGTCAGGAGCGTCGGGCGAACCAGTTGAGGTAGGTGACGCAGAGCAGGGTGGAGCCCCTCTGCGATTCGACGGCGTGGTCGTCGTAGACCTGCCGCGCGTGGGTGAAGAGCGCCGGATCCCAGGGGGCCACCGGCATGGACCTGGGCGCCTGGAGGTACTGCCCGGCCAGCGCCAGGCCGCCCGAACCGAACTGCCTGCGAGTCACCATCGGTCAGCCTTTCACCGCGCCTCGCATGCCTTCGAGGACGTGACGTTGCATGAGCATGAAGATCACGATCACCGGGACGATCGAGATGATCGTTCCCGCGGCGAGAGTGCGGACGTCGGTGCCGGTGATCCCCGCCAGGTAGGCGATGCCGAGCGCGATCGGGTACTTCGCCGAGTCCTTGAGCACCACCAGCGGCCAGATGAAGCTGTTCCAGACCGAGATGAAGCCGAAGATGCCGAGGATCGCCAGCGTCGGTCTGGCGGCAGGGAGCATGACGTGCCAGAAGATGCGCAGCTCGTGACAGCCGTCGGTGCGGGCGGCGTCCACGATCTCGCGCGGCACCCCCGCGAACGTCTGGCGGAGCAGGAAGATCCCGAAGGCCGACAGCAGCCCGGGCAGGATCACTCCCGCGAACGTGTCGGCCATCCCGAGCTGGGAGACCACCAGGAAGCGCGGGATGAGCATGACCTCGCCCGGCAGGAACATCGTCGACAGGATCGCCAGGAAGATCAGGTTGTTGCCGCGGAAGCGCATCCGCGCCAGCGGGTACGCGCACAGCGCCGAGACCAGGACGTGGAGCGGCACCATGGCGCCGACGTAGATGACCGAGTTCAGCACGTAGCGGGGGAAGGGGATGACCGTCCACGCCTCCTCCACCCAGTCGAGCACCGGCGGCCTGGGGATGACGTCGGGAGGGAAGGAGAAGACCGCCTGGCTGGACGGCTTCACCGCGGCCGACAGCAGGATCAGGAACGGGCCGACGAAGACCAGGGCGATCGCGGTCAGCAGCACGTACATCCCGGCACGTCTCATGATCTCCCCCTGGTGACGCGGTAGTTGAGCATGGCCATCCCGATCAGCACCACCCAGAGCACGAGACCCATGGCGCTGGCGTAGCCCATCTCGTAGTGCTCGAACGCCGCCGACCAGATGTAGTAGCCCAGCGTGAGTGTGGCGTCCTGGGGCCCGCCCTTGGTCATCACGTAGACGGAGGTGAAGACCTGCATCGCGTCGAGCATCTCCATCGTGATGGCGACCGCGATGTAGGGGATCATGAGCGGCACCGTGATGCGCCGCAGCCGATGCCAGGCCGAGGCGCCGTCGACCCTGGCCGCCTCGTAGAGGGAGCTGTCGATCGTCTGCAGCCCGGCCAGGTAGATCATCATGTAGAAGCCCATGCTCTTCCAGCCCTCGACCAGGATGAGCGCGGGCAGCGCCCAGAACGGGTCGAGGAGGTACTGGATCGGCTGGTCGAGCAGGCCGGCACCGGTGAGGATCCAGTTCAGCACGCCCTGCTGGTGGAAGACGTACTCCCAGGCCACGGCCACCGCGACCATCGAGGTCACTACCGGCAGGTAGTAGAGCATCCTGAAGGTCCTGATCCCGGGCAGTCTCTGGTTCACCAGGACGGCCAGCAGCAGCGGCGCGACCACCAGCAGGGGGAAGAGCCCGATCAGGAACAGCACGGAGTTGAGCGTCGCGGTCCAGAACTTCGAGTCGCCCATCATCTTGACGAAGTTGTCCAGGCCCACGAACTCGGGCGGGGACACCACGTCGTACTCCATGAAGGAGAGCTGGATCGCGGTCAGGGCAGGCCAGACGAAGAACACCCCGAACAGCGCCAGCGCGGGCAGCGCGAACAGGTAGGGGGTGTACCACCGCTGTCCTGGCATATGAGTCCTAAAGTCCGTATAGCGGCGGCCAGAATTTTGTGCAGCGTAAGCGCGTGCCGATAAACCCGTCAACACCCTCGTCGTGAACCGGGGGATTGACTGCCAGAGTGTGCGGTGTCATTCTGCCGAAAGTTGCCGTTGAGGACGGCCATAATCTCAGGAGGTGCTCCGTGATGGCCAGAGGGGTCTTAATGGCGGGCGCGCTCGCGCTGTCCCTGCTCGTGTCAGGCTGCGTGGCGGGAACGTCGTCCGAGGGCACCGCGGTCGCC
This window of the Nonomuraea africana genome carries:
- a CDS encoding ABC transporter ATP-binding protein, with product MNPSIRWLAGAVGGHRRAFLSTLAANLISQLSLWGIALTCAWLVGHSSPLGGVLAVLVLIATAATWWESYVAHDLAYLVLARLRGQAFEAVARIAPARLLGRRSGDLSAVVLSDIETLEWLFAHTLAQLITSFVVLTAGSVAALLINPWLLAVSLPLACLVLTVPLWLRRFSSAHGSAMRAATADLHADVVDTVQGLREILAFGAVDRRRALLADKTRRLARAQAANAARGGLEGALTDVLLSVASAATLAVVALTVSAPADAPLAMVLAAGSLAPAAQVALLLKEYGSLRAAADRVHTLVTAPANVTPARQVRAEPGDVVFEDVRFRYTPEGPEVLKGVSFTIPQGRTVALVGPSGAGKSTCVSLLLRYWDPDGGRITIGGVPLAQASSLVTVVPQDVHLFAGTVADNVRLGAPSADVTGPLATAQLPIDPETVVGERGVALSGGQRARVAIARALATEAPVLVLDEAVANLDTSTEERLASALEVAAAGRTTLVIAHRPATIRRADHVVVLDDGRVVAQGTFTEVSHWLE
- a CDS encoding DUF1266 domain-containing protein encodes the protein MSPDLMAEQGPDERHMAPPVPSWQAPGDTERGLYEAKTRGDWAAYFDVLATADLYHPISRAVADARPGWVRYTATYWGPGPRAKCLAFFTDGMLPAPVPDPVFFEVDLDQLDKDWPQEHYWLAINPGSPCEAFFPATAAHRQVWRWHADRTPHPRRNQLRTLWAGGPLHGPVAHGLACGALLCVSNGSLWNAMGWHGTGYVRERKRLREWWDITSREEWLSAEEALLGGRMSSPFWGLVLGVRSALARDFGGMVEVDHWRQVTSRVIRSRAVAQEITPEVAHRSDSETEAQVAGAQRLIGRITRYEARFRADGLLADGRFVHTVEAWDYGRASKMARWGLGARFCDLAEAEQAVLRAGRVSRFNYRSWEDFSAAYILGRCLHFDEEEFGDWYGDMLNAHRILMTDPNSPWLNIPFK
- a CDS encoding integrase, whose product is MKTRLRALRIDGRTYVWTARIGHTVHSDDCRRFVRLRVYGGGKNGQALQADLVSTYEGGPWGYCATDTSYPTPRDVRTVIERAIQRGWDPLTRGGTFLLRDAGDPSSAPELADFVIADPLLP
- the hisC gene encoding histidinol-phosphate transaminase, with protein sequence MPRFRAILDTMPPYKAGKAVVSADGRSYKLSSNESPYDPLPSVVKAIAEGARQINRYPDPGAVRLTESIAARFGVPPEHVALGAGSVTVAQQLFETIGEPGAEVIYAWRSFEAYPLLADLAGVTSVRVPLVEENHDLDAMAAAITDRTRMIFVCNPNNPTGTSIRRTELEAFLDKVPSEVLVVLDEAYREYVRDADVPDGLDLYRDRPNVCVLRTFSKAYGLAGLRVGYLIGHEPVASAVRKTIIPFAVNHLAQLAAVASLEAEAELLERVDTVVKERTRVREALIAQGWTVPPTEANFVWLRLGERTLDFAAACAVEGVAVRPFAGEGARISIGTPEANDAFLKAAADFRA
- a CDS encoding carbohydrate ABC transporter permease, which codes for MRRAGMYVLLTAIALVFVGPFLILLSAAVKPSSQAVFSFPPDVIPRPPVLDWVEEAWTVIPFPRYVLNSVIYVGAMVPLHVLVSALCAYPLARMRFRGNNLIFLAILSTMFLPGEVMLIPRFLVVSQLGMADTFAGVILPGLLSAFGIFLLRQTFAGVPREIVDAARTDGCHELRIFWHVMLPAARPTLAILGIFGFISVWNSFIWPLVVLKDSAKYPIALGIAYLAGITGTDVRTLAAGTIISIVPVIVIFMLMQRHVLEGMRGAVKG
- a CDS encoding carbohydrate ABC transporter permease, which codes for MPGQRWYTPYLFALPALALFGVFFVWPALTAIQLSFMEYDVVSPPEFVGLDNFVKMMGDSKFWTATLNSVLFLIGLFPLLVVAPLLLAVLVNQRLPGIRTFRMLYYLPVVTSMVAVAVAWEYVFHQQGVLNWILTGAGLLDQPIQYLLDPFWALPALILVEGWKSMGFYMMIYLAGLQTIDSSLYEAARVDGASAWHRLRRITVPLMIPYIAVAITMEMLDAMQVFTSVYVMTKGGPQDATLTLGYYIWSAAFEHYEMGYASAMGLVLWVVLIGMAMLNYRVTRGRS